The proteins below come from a single Rhinolophus ferrumequinum isolate MPI-CBG mRhiFer1 chromosome 8, mRhiFer1_v1.p, whole genome shotgun sequence genomic window:
- the CTLA4 gene encoding cytotoxic T-lymphocyte protein 4, translating into MRPAHRSHTARVCFGFRRHAAQMDLVSRNWPCTALISLLFIPIFSKGMHVDQPAVVLASSRGVASIVCEYESSGKATEVRVTVLRQAGSQTTEVCAATYMVESELTFLDDSTCIGTSSGNKVNLTIQGLRAMDTGLYICKVELMYPPPYYVGMGNGTQIYVIDPEPCPDSDFLLWILAAVSSGLFFYSFLITAVSLGKMLKKRSPLTTGVYVKMPPTEPECEKQFQPYFIPIN; encoded by the exons ACCTGCACACCGTTCCCATACAGCCAGGGTTTGCTTTGGATTCCGGAGGCACGCAGCTCAGATGGATCTGGTTTCTAGAAACTGGCCCTGCACTGCTCtgatttctcttctcttcatCCCCATCTTTTCCAAAG GAATGCACGTGGACCAGCCTGCAGTGGTGCTGGCCAGCAGCCGAGGTGTTGCCAGCATTGTGTGTGAGTATGAGTCTTCAGGCAAAGCCACTGAGGTCCGGGTGACAGTGCTACGGCAGGCTGGGAGCCAGACAACTGAAGTCTGCGCTGCAACGTACATGGTGGAGAGTGAATTGACCTTCCTAGATGATTCCACCTGCATTGGCACTTCCAGTGGAAACAAAGTGAACCTCACCATCCAAGGGCTGAGAGCCATGGACACGGGACTCTACATCTGCAAGGTGGAGCTCATGTACCCCCCTCCTTACTATGTGGGCATGGGCAATGGAACCCAGATTTATGTCATTG ATCCAGAACCATGCCCAGATTCTGATTTCCTCCTTTGGATCCTTGCAGCAGTGAGCTCAGGGTTGTTTTTTTACAGCTTCCTCATCACAGCTGTTTCTTTGGGCAAAATG CTTAAGAAAAGAAGCCCTCTTACTACAGGGGTCTATGTGAAAATGCCCCCAACAGAGCCAGAATGTGAAAAGCAATTTCAGCCTTATTTTATTCCCATCAATTGA